One genomic segment of Vulgatibacter sp. includes these proteins:
- a CDS encoding electron transfer flavoprotein subunit beta/FixA family protein, giving the protein MKILCAVKRVEDPEQKIKVKPDGSGIVLEGMNYKPNPYDEIAVEEALRLKEKQGGGEVVVVSIGDASFVTEMRHALAMGADRGILVKLSAPTDSDGAARLLAKVVEKEQPDLVICGRQAVDDDQGQTGALLAEYLGWGQATFAAKVESLESAEEKNKVPGLQIDGKDVKVIREVDGGLEIVSVAMPAVVTTELRLNLPRYASLPGIMKAKKKPVEELTPEALGVDASPKVKVRTMANPPARKGGMIVPDVATLMDKLKNEAKVL; this is encoded by the coding sequence GTGAAGATTCTTTGCGCCGTGAAGCGGGTCGAGGACCCCGAGCAGAAGATCAAGGTCAAGCCCGACGGCAGCGGCATCGTCCTCGAAGGCATGAACTACAAGCCGAACCCCTACGACGAGATCGCCGTCGAGGAGGCGCTCCGCCTGAAGGAGAAGCAGGGCGGCGGCGAGGTGGTCGTCGTGTCGATCGGCGACGCCAGCTTCGTCACCGAGATGCGCCACGCGCTGGCGATGGGCGCCGACCGCGGCATCCTGGTGAAGCTCTCCGCCCCCACCGACTCCGACGGCGCCGCCCGGCTCCTGGCCAAGGTGGTGGAGAAGGAGCAGCCGGACCTCGTCATCTGCGGCCGCCAGGCGGTGGACGACGACCAGGGCCAGACCGGCGCCCTCCTCGCCGAGTACCTCGGCTGGGGCCAGGCCACCTTCGCCGCCAAGGTGGAGAGCCTCGAGTCCGCCGAGGAGAAGAACAAGGTCCCCGGCCTGCAGATCGATGGCAAGGACGTGAAGGTGATCCGCGAGGTCGACGGCGGCCTCGAGATCGTCTCCGTCGCGATGCCAGCGGTGGTCACCACCGAGCTCCGCCTCAACCTCCCCCGCTACGCTTCGCTCCCCGGCATCATGAAGGCGAAGAAGAAGCCGGTGGAGGAGCTCACCCCCGAGGCCCTCGGCGTCGATGCGTCCCCGAAGGTCAAGGTCCGCACCATGGCCAATCCGCCGGCGCGCAAGGGCGGCATGATCGTCCCCGACGTCGCCACGCTGATGGACAAGCTGAAGAACGAGGCCAAGGTCCTCTGA
- a CDS encoding acyl-CoA dehydrogenase family protein — protein MDFQLSPEQIALRDTARKFAREVMAPVAKEYDRTGDFPRDVIAQGFELGLLNMTLPPELGGLGLSHLDQALVAEELAAGCAGIATSMIANDLALLPILIGGSEEQKQRLVAPLAEKLRFTSFGLTEPGAGSDVAGMTTTAVREGDEYVLNGAKMWITNGGVADQYTIFATLDRKAGRKGITCFVVEGRPEGLHVGHHEDKLGQRASNTVALTLENVRVPVKNRIGEEGQGWEIAMATLDNSRPLTAMFAVGVGRAAMEHAIAYAKERKQFGQAIANFQAIQFMIADMGTELHAARLLSYEAAAQLDAGQRNTLVSSFAKRFAADTAMKVATDAVQIFGGYGYSKEYPVEKLFRDAKLIQIYEGTSQIQRLVIARELLKA, from the coding sequence ATGGATTTCCAGCTCTCGCCCGAGCAGATCGCCCTCCGGGACACCGCCCGCAAATTCGCCCGCGAGGTGATGGCGCCGGTGGCGAAGGAATACGACCGCACCGGCGACTTTCCCCGCGACGTGATCGCACAGGGCTTCGAGCTCGGTCTCCTCAACATGACGCTGCCGCCGGAGCTCGGGGGCCTGGGGCTCTCCCACCTCGACCAGGCGCTGGTCGCAGAGGAGCTCGCCGCAGGCTGCGCGGGCATCGCCACCTCGATGATCGCCAACGACCTGGCGCTCCTGCCGATCCTCATCGGCGGTTCGGAGGAGCAGAAGCAGCGCCTCGTCGCCCCCTTGGCCGAGAAGCTCCGCTTCACCTCCTTCGGCCTCACCGAGCCGGGCGCAGGCTCCGACGTGGCGGGGATGACCACCACCGCGGTCCGCGAGGGCGACGAGTACGTCCTGAACGGCGCGAAGATGTGGATCACCAACGGCGGCGTCGCCGACCAGTACACGATCTTCGCCACCCTCGACCGCAAGGCGGGGCGCAAGGGGATCACCTGCTTCGTCGTCGAGGGGCGCCCGGAGGGGCTGCACGTCGGCCACCACGAGGACAAGCTCGGCCAGCGTGCCTCCAATACCGTGGCGCTCACCCTCGAGAACGTCCGGGTGCCGGTGAAGAACCGGATCGGCGAGGAGGGGCAGGGCTGGGAGATCGCCATGGCCACCCTCGACAACTCGCGGCCGCTCACGGCGATGTTCGCGGTGGGGGTCGGCCGCGCGGCGATGGAGCACGCCATCGCCTATGCGAAGGAGCGCAAGCAGTTCGGCCAGGCGATCGCGAACTTCCAGGCGATCCAGTTCATGATCGCCGACATGGGCACCGAGCTTCACGCGGCGCGGCTCCTCTCCTACGAGGCGGCGGCGCAGCTCGACGCCGGCCAGCGCAACACCCTGGTCTCGAGCTTCGCCAAGCGCTTCGCCGCGGACACCGCGATGAAGGTCGCCACCGACGCGGTGCAGATCTTCGGCGGCTACGGCTACTCGAAGGAATACCCGGTCGAGAAGCTCTTCCGGGACGCCAAGCTCATCCAGATCTACGAGGGAACGTCGCAGATCCAGCGTCTCGTGATCGCCCGCGAGCTTTTGAAGGCTTGA
- a CDS encoding electron transfer flavoprotein subunit alpha/FixB family protein, whose product MSNVLVVAEQFEGTLKKSSLHTLKAGQELAARTGGKVIALVLGKGIADAANEMAAHGAAEVWTADDAKLEHALAEHYAKVIEKACKEANAAWVLAPSASQGKDVLPRVAARIGAGMASDIMGFGGSGADVTCKRPMWAGSVIAEVEIATPVKLATVRSTEFPSAEKAGAAGAVKPFALPELGEAKTRFVEFKQVKSARPELTEARVVVSGGRGTKGDFKPVDGLADELGAAVGASRAVVDAGWVPNDYQVGQTGKTVAPDLYIALGISGAIQHIAGMKGSKVIVAVNKDAEAPIFQIADYGLVGDLFKIAPELQEAIKAAK is encoded by the coding sequence ATGTCGAATGTTCTGGTCGTTGCCGAGCAGTTCGAAGGCACTCTGAAGAAGAGCTCGCTCCACACCCTGAAGGCAGGGCAGGAGCTCGCCGCCCGCACAGGCGGCAAGGTGATCGCGCTGGTGCTCGGCAAGGGCATCGCCGACGCGGCGAACGAGATGGCGGCCCACGGTGCAGCCGAGGTCTGGACCGCCGACGACGCGAAGCTCGAACACGCCCTCGCGGAGCACTACGCGAAGGTGATCGAGAAGGCGTGCAAGGAGGCCAACGCCGCCTGGGTGCTCGCCCCCTCCGCCTCGCAGGGCAAGGACGTGCTGCCCCGCGTCGCCGCCCGCATCGGCGCCGGCATGGCCTCGGACATCATGGGCTTCGGCGGCTCCGGTGCCGACGTCACCTGCAAGCGCCCGATGTGGGCAGGCTCGGTGATCGCCGAGGTGGAGATCGCCACGCCGGTGAAACTCGCCACCGTGCGCTCCACCGAGTTCCCCTCGGCGGAGAAGGCCGGCGCTGCAGGTGCGGTCAAGCCCTTCGCCCTGCCGGAGCTCGGTGAGGCGAAGACCCGCTTCGTCGAGTTCAAGCAGGTGAAGAGCGCCCGTCCCGAGCTCACCGAGGCCCGCGTGGTGGTCTCCGGTGGCCGCGGCACCAAGGGTGACTTCAAGCCCGTCGACGGCCTCGCCGACGAGCTCGGCGCTGCAGTCGGCGCCTCCCGCGCCGTGGTGGACGCGGGCTGGGTGCCGAACGACTACCAGGTCGGCCAGACGGGCAAGACCGTCGCCCCCGACCTCTACATCGCCCTCGGCATCTCCGGCGCCATCCAGCACATCGCCGGCATGAAGGGCTCGAAGGTGATCGTCGCCGTGAACAAGGACGCCGAGGCGCCGATCTTCCAGATCGCCGACTACGGCCTCGTCGGCGACCTCTTCAAGATCGCCCCCGAGCTCCAGGAAGCGATCAAGGCCGCGAAGTAG
- a CDS encoding TetR/AcrR family transcriptional regulator, whose translation MSNGGGTRARDPKGDKRERILEAAVRVFASKSFYTATVAEIAREAGVADGTIYLYFKNKDDLLICLFEERMGEINEGMHQAVSACERPLDRLKAFIRRHLSEVERRPELAEVLTVELRQSAKLMKEYKATAFGAYLDILSTILDSGLADGSIRPDVDVKAVRRAIFGALDEVALSWLLGGRRFDLGKNAEQLAEIFARGLAA comes from the coding sequence GTGTCGAACGGCGGCGGAACCAGAGCACGCGATCCGAAGGGGGACAAGCGCGAACGCATCCTCGAGGCGGCCGTGCGCGTCTTCGCCTCGAAGAGCTTCTACACCGCCACCGTCGCCGAGATCGCCCGGGAGGCGGGCGTCGCCGACGGAACCATCTACCTCTACTTCAAGAACAAGGACGATCTGCTCATCTGCCTCTTCGAGGAGCGAATGGGCGAGATCAACGAGGGGATGCACCAGGCCGTCTCGGCCTGCGAGCGTCCCCTCGATCGTTTGAAGGCCTTCATCCGCCGCCACCTCTCCGAGGTGGAGCGCCGCCCGGAGCTCGCCGAGGTGCTCACCGTCGAGCTCCGGCAGAGCGCGAAGCTGATGAAGGAGTACAAGGCAACCGCCTTCGGCGCCTACCTCGACATCCTCTCCACGATCCTCGACAGCGGTCTCGCCGACGGCAGCATCCGGCCGGACGTCGACGTCAAGGCCGTGCGCCGCGCCATCTTCGGAGCGCTGGACGAGGTGGCCCTGTCGTGGTTGCTTGGCGGCCGCCGCTTCGACCTGGGAAAGAACGCCGAGCAGCTCGCGGAGATCTTCGCCCGCGGCCTCGCTGCCTGA